The Triticum aestivum cultivar Chinese Spring chromosome 3A, IWGSC CS RefSeq v2.1, whole genome shotgun sequence genome includes a region encoding these proteins:
- the LOC123058241 gene encoding pectinesterase — protein sequence MASTWMTRCLQALLLLLALLLVPRGGDGAAVFSGYTFKGPGEAEAFEEALLRQACFNVSSSSSGAGRGKGDCVSRIDTARGGPSSGPVPVLRAALRDTLGEAVSAVGAVGAVAGLASLSNHAREEMAVRDCIELLGYSVDELGWSLDAMAEPLDGAEVEMETQHGAASGSVSSGARAEDDLHAWLSAALGNQDTCTEGFRGTDGRLLRRVEASVAQLTQLVSNLLAMHKRLRSIMPLRQRGKNDTAASGAGSELPPWVMDVAGGVEGELARARGRSGGKKAMRVDVVVARDGSGRYRSVGEAVARAPNHSRRKYVIYVKRGVYYENVDVKKKKTNIVLVGEGMGETVITGSRSFSSGWTTFRSASVAVSGAGFIARDLTIRNTAGPAAHQAVALRVDSDRSAFFRVAIEGHQDTLYAHSLRQFYRDCRVSGTVDFVFGNGIAVIQRSTLATLPLAPGQTGSVTAQGRKDPNQNTGFSIHNCVVEAKYPTYLGRPWKPFSRVVVMESYLGAGVRARGWLEWAGDAGLATLFYGEYRNFGPGAGVAGRVKWPGYHVIMDPVWASHFTVRRFIDGLTWLPSAGVTFTADLIKK from the exons ATGGCGTCGACATGGATGACACGTTGCCTGCAGGCGCTCCTGCTGCTGTTGGCGCTTCTGCTCGTCCCCcgcggcggcgatggcgccgcGGTGTTCTCCGGGTACACGTTCAAGGGGCCGGGCGAGGCCGAGGCCTTCGAGGAAGCGCTGCTGCGCCAGGCGTGCTTCAAcgtctcctcttcttcctccggaGCCGGGCGCGGCAAGGGTGACTGCGTCTCGCGCATCGACACGGCGCGCGGCGGGCCCAGCAGCGGGCCCGTGCCCGTCCTCCGCGCCGCGCTCCGCGACACGCTCGGCGAGGCCGTCAGCGCCGTCGGGGCCGTCGGGGCCGTCGCCGGCCTGGCGTCCCTGTCCAACCACGCGCGCGAGGAGATGGCCGTCCGCGACTGCATCGAGCTGCTGGGGTACTCCGTTGACGAGCTCGGGTGGTCGCTCGACGCCATGGCCGAGCCCCTCGACGGCGCGGAGGTGGAGATGGAGACCCAGCACGGCGCTGCGTCTGGGAGCGTCAGCAGTGGCGCGCGTGCCGAGGACGACCTGCACGCCTGGCTCAGCGCCGCACTGGGCAACCAGGACACGTGCACGGAGGGCTTCCGCGGCACCGACGGCCGCCTGCTGCGTCGCGTCGAGGCGTCCGTGGCACAGCTGACGCAGCTGGTGAGCAACCTGCTCGCCATGCACAAGCGGCTGCGCAGCATCATGCCGCTGCGCCAGCGCGGCAAGAACGACACGGCGGCGTCCGGCGCCGGTTCGGAGCTGCCGCCGTGGGTgatggacgtcgccggcggcgtcGAAGGGGAGCTCGCGCGCGCCCGGGGCCGGTCCGGAGGGAAGAAGGCAATGCGCGTGGACGTGGTGGTGGCTCGGGACGGGAGCGGCAGGTACCGGTCTGTCGGCGAGGCGGTGGCGCGCGCGCCCAACCACAGCCGGAGGAAGTACGTCATCTACGTGAAGCGAGGGGTGTACTACGAGAACGTGgacgtgaagaagaagaagaccaacatCGTGCTCGTCGGCGAGGGCATGGGCGAGACGGTGATCACCGGCAGCCGGAGCTTCTCGAGCGGCTGGACCACGTTCCGGAGCGCCAGCGTTG CCGTGTCCGGCGCGGGGTTCATCGCGCGGGACCTGACGATCCGCAACACGGCGGGGCCGGCGGCGCACCAGGCGGTGGCCCTGCGCGTGGACTCGGACCGCTCGGCCTTCTTCCGCGTGGCCATCGAGGGGCACCAGGACACGCTCTACGCGCACTCGCTCCGGCAGTTCTACCGCGACTGCCGCGTGTCCGGCACCGTGGACTTCGTCTTCGGCAACGGCATCGCCGTGATCCAGCGCAGCACCCTCGCCACGCTGCCGCTGGCGCCGGGGCAGACGGGGAGCGTCACGGCGCAGGGCCGCAAGGACCCGAACCAGAACACGGGGTTCTCCATCCACAACTGCGTCGTGGAGGCCAAGTACCCGACCTACCTCGGCCGACCGTGGAAGCCTTTCTCGCGGGTGGTGGTCATGGAGTCGTACCTGGGCGCCGGCGTGCGCGCGCGCGGGTGGCTCGAGTGGGCAGGGGACGCCGGCCTCGCCACCCTCTTCTACGGCGAGTACAGAAATTTCGGGCCCGGCGCGGGGGTCGCCGGACGGGTGAAGTGGCCGGGGTACCACGTGATCATGGACCCGGTATGGGCCAGCCACTTCACCGTAAGGCGGTTCATCGACGGCCTCACATGGCTGCCGTCCGCCGGCGTCACCTTCACGGCCGACTTGATCAAGAAATGA